The Phacochoerus africanus isolate WHEZ1 chromosome X, ROS_Pafr_v1, whole genome shotgun sequence genome has a segment encoding these proteins:
- the LOC125118955 gene encoding melanoma-associated antigen B16-like: MPKTGLLIIILGVIFMKGNRATEEEVWEVLKMMDIYSGRKYFIFGEPWRLITRDLVKENYLEYCQVPNNSPPCYEFLWGPRTHAEASKMKLLEFLAKIHGTNSRSFPFQY, translated from the coding sequence ATGCCCAAGACTGGCCTCCTGATAATTATCCTGGGAGTGATCTTCATGAAGGGGAACCGTGCCACTGAGGAGGAAGTCTGGGAAGTGCTGAAAATGATGGATATATATTCTGGGAGGAAGTATTTCATCTTTGGAGAGCCCTGGAGGCTCATAACCCGTGATTTGGTAAAGGAAAATTACCTGGAGTACTGCCAGGTGCCCAATAACAGTCCTCCATGCTATGAGTTCCTGTGGGGCCCAAGAACCCATGCTGAAGCCAGCAAGATGAAATTGCTGGAGTTTTTGGCTAAAATCCATGGGACCAACTCCAGAAGCTTCCCATTCCAGTATTAG